DNA sequence from the Antennarius striatus isolate MH-2024 chromosome 3, ASM4005453v1, whole genome shotgun sequence genome:
aaaaaccatttGAACCAATCTCActctcattctctctccttGGAAGGCATCTTCTAGGTTTGTTTGACTTGTTTGTGGACAGCAGTGTCAGGACGCTCTCCCACACTACACAGCCTGTACGAGAAGTGGCTGACAGACAGACGTCTACCTCCACTCCTGCGTCGATTTGATGGTAGTCCAGAACTCCAAGCTTCAGCTGGAATGGACCCTTCTTCAGTTCATCAACTGGTTGAAGAGTTTTCACAGTCTGATGCAGGCAAACCAGACCTACAAAAACATTTCCTAATCATAATCGTATTGCTAGAAACTCCAAAAGTAACAATGGCACCACGCCAGTGGGATTagtacattacagtattttctgcactatacagtgcactggactataaggcgcaccttcaatgaatggcctattttaaaactgttttcatatataaggtgcactgggttataaagcacacttaggtgcgccttatactgTATTCTCAACAGGTGGATGAGCTTGATCAAGTCTTTGTTAGTGTGATTAATGTCTGACCTGCAGGACTGAGCCGGAAGTTCTCGTCagtcagaaccatcatcagcagcagcctcAGGCAGAGACACTCTGGGAAACACAGGGGGGTGTCTCTGAAGTCGGTGTCTGGATAATCCCAGCCATAACCAGCAAGGCTGCAGAACCTCCTCAGCAGATGCGGCTCCAGTCTTACAGACACAGGGATTCAGAACCTGGGTGATGCTCACACGGCTACCGACTTCTGCTGGACGCTCACCTGCTGTTGAGGACCGTGTAAACGACCTGACGATTACTCGCCCCTTCATACAAGCGGCCTCTTCTCCGAGTCACGGCTTGGGTCAGATATTTGATGTTCAGGTAAATGGAGCTGGGTAGCCTCTCGCTGGTGAGAGTATTTGCCCTCAGTAACGTGTGAGAAGAGTAAATGTGAACGTAAAGAACGTAAACAGAGAAAACTGTGAGCGATATAACGACGGAACTCTGTATGTTCCCCATTAATGCTGTTAATAAATGAAACACTAAGACTTTAGTTTAAATCATGTTATGTTCCAAAGTTTTCCCAGGACCGTGAAGTGGACACAGACCGTGAAGTGGACACAGACCGTGAAGTGGACACAGACCGTGAAGTGGACACTGTCGCTACCTGTGACGCAAGCTGAAAGTACGGAGCCCGAGCTGGGACAAAAAGCACAACATTCGCGTTTTAAAAGGAACGCGCTGGCATATTATTATTAACGCTTTGTATATACCATTAAAACACTCCAAACAATGTTTTCAAgacataatttaatatttttgatttataAATCGTTTAAAAACTCTTTGTCAAATTCTTTGCAAGATTTTTCCTCAGTGGAAAACATTAGATGGCAAAACAAATTGCGTGTTAACTTAAATTTAATATGGagttgaaaacaaaaaaagacaaaatatttctgtggAGGGTTCCTGAGATAATGGAGACGTTGTCCTGAGATCACGTCGGCTCGTCCGAACTTCATCCAAAGAGAAGCAGCAACGCAATACACACCGAATTCACAGCAATCAACGGCACTGGAAAACAAGGAGGTCACTTAAATATCACTAAGACTAGACTGCAGTCATCCTTGTGTAGTGATGCTACTACTGGGGTGAGGAAATACCTCTCATTACTGTCCTCACGGAGCGGATGAGGTTCATTAATTGAACTTTAACGCCGGGTTCATCACCAAAACCTCCGACGCTTTGGTCCACTCCCCAACCAACTATTGGTTAAAACGATAGAGAAGAAGGAAAGAGAATAATAACTATAAATTCATAAAGAACAGTGGACGGCCGCTGTGTTATTCAGTTTAAGACGTTCAGTATGAACTCTTGCAAACACCAGTAAATGTTCTGTTCTGACAGGTCTGGTAGAAGTAGCTGTCGTTTGGTTAGCCTTGGCTAGCTCACTTCAAATCTAGTTTGACAACTAgcagtgaaaacattttaaccaAAGTCACTTACTTTTGCTCAAAAATCGCTCTTCGTGCAATACAGCGACGGCATTAATGCACAATATTGCCGCTTGAATGAGAGAATATAAAGTAAAAGCCATGTTGTGGAAACAGCTAGCTAAACCACGGCTGTCAGTGTGTCGCCAACGGTGGCCGGAAAGGGACAAACCTGATGACGTTTGTTGACAAGCGGCGCTCATTAGAGCTCGAAACAGGAACCGCCTTATGGAATACATATCGAGTAAATAATGTTTTGAATGAGTTTTTAATTcgaataacaaaacaaaaacaaacaataataaatacaccggAAAAGGTGTGAACACTgtccgaaaaggagtaggaagaagTGTAAACCTGTTAAACTCCTTTTCTCTaaaataatcagaaaaaaagtACTCATTGCAAAATACTTGCTGATAATACTTGCAGAAGTACATCAAGCATTTGTACTGCATAATCATTTCACCGCTTATGGTGAGTAAATGTACTTAGTCACATTTCACATGCATGCAAAATCTCAGTCTGCACACTGGCTGTCAGATTCATGTCTTGGAGTTCAATTATGTCCCTCATTGGATTGATTTTTTGCTGTACATATAGCCTACATACAGTTTTCATGTGAGCAAATGCAGTTGTTTCTTGCCAAAGATATTGTTGCTTAGCATCAAGAACTGCGGTGCCAGGTATGACAAACCAAACCAAGCTGAATGTTACCTGTGAAATGATAGTTAAACCATTCTTGTAGAATTAATGTGTGCCTCGAAGTCTTAAACTATGTTTTTACTGATAAAAACCTTGCATATCTACAATCAAGCCAAGCAAACATTAGACAGAATCATGAGAATAAAAATCTTTATTAGTGTTTTATGAAGTCTGCATAATATGCCACACGCCTGAGAAGCTTATGGTCAGAAAGAAAAACTGCTCTATCAATACCGCCCTCTACTGGTAAAACAACTGCGACATCTACTGTACTGACTGCTTGCAAAAAAGATTACtgttaaatacacacatactgtactacTGTTATGTATATGTAAGTCTGGTCCACATCAGATTTTGTAATGCATTTTTTCACATTCATA
Encoded proteins:
- the si:ch211-12e13.1 gene encoding uncharacterized protein si:ch211-12e13.1, with the protein product MGNIQSSVVISLTVFSVYVLYVHIYSSHTLLRANTLTSERLPSSIYLNIKYLTQAVTRRRGRLYEGASNRQVVYTVLNSRLEPHLLRRFCSLAGYGWDYPDTDFRDTPLCFPECLCLRLLLMMVLTDENFRLSPAGLVCLHQTVKTLQPVDELKKGPFQLKLGVLDYHQIDAGVEVDVCLSATSRTGCVVWESVLTLLSTNKSNKPRRCLPRRENESQPDEPMQEDVKQVALRVPRTIFLQCGWSSSLTYRLLSLPALLCGYRSPISPSLWMLSACLSEIEKHRGVEVITAPVTVTANFKEHLLVPGRVTVNFWETNQRQSAAQRLSFNMHQQGTNITLMEGSISRP
- the LOC137593037 gene encoding immediate early response 3-interacting protein 1, with amino-acid sequence MAFTLYSLIQAAILCINAVAVLHEERFLSKIGWGVDQSVGGFGDEPGVKVQLMNLIRSVRTVMRVPLIAVNSVCIALLLLFG